From Mucilaginibacter rubeus, a single genomic window includes:
- a CDS encoding NUDIX hydrolase: MLKYSKQTRLLLAVDCIIFGFDGEVLKILLIKRGFQPEKGNWSLMGGFVQPDESLDQSANRILKQLTGLEGVYLEQLYTFGQPQRDPIERTVSVAYFALVDIHKYEAQISDDYQAEWFQLKRAPKLIFDQQEMVEQARKRIRYKAAMHPILFELLPTKFTIPQLQTLYESVFNTTIDKRNFSKRVLATGLLIKLADKDKAGSKRGAYYYQLNMQNYYAKFQAFMNFIPNPDSL, translated from the coding sequence ATGCTCAAGTACTCCAAGCAAACAAGGTTATTATTAGCTGTTGATTGTATCATTTTTGGCTTTGATGGCGAAGTTTTAAAAATTTTACTGATAAAAAGAGGTTTTCAGCCTGAAAAGGGAAACTGGAGTTTAATGGGCGGCTTTGTTCAGCCCGATGAAAGCCTTGACCAAAGTGCCAATCGCATTCTGAAGCAGCTAACAGGCCTGGAGGGCGTGTATCTTGAACAGTTATATACTTTTGGACAGCCCCAGCGCGATCCTATTGAGCGTACAGTATCAGTAGCGTACTTTGCACTGGTTGATATCCATAAATACGAAGCCCAGATCAGCGACGATTACCAGGCCGAATGGTTTCAGCTTAAACGTGCCCCCAAACTGATATTTGACCAGCAGGAAATGGTTGAGCAAGCTCGCAAACGCATCCGTTATAAGGCGGCTATGCACCCTATTTTATTTGAGCTTTTGCCTACCAAGTTTACCATTCCTCAATTACAAACCCTTTACGAAAGTGTGTTTAATACCACAATTGATAAACGCAACTTTAGCAAAAGGGTACTGGCCACCGGCCTGCTTATTAAACTGGCAGATAAAGATAAGGCAGGCTCAAAACGAGGTGCTTATTACTACCAGCTAAACATGCAAAACTACTATGCCAAATTCCAGGCGTTTATGAACTTTATTCCTAATCCCGATTCTTTATAA
- a CDS encoding VOC family protein: MNSITKQIQGLAPLLQVFDMPLALGFYRDVLGFEVVQASGERDDVDWVLLKLNNIELMLNTAYEKPNRPSEPDEWRIAAHTDTSLYFGHPDIDKLYSYLLDNGMHLKEPQITGYGWKAIYLLDPDGYLLCFHWPVN; this comes from the coding sequence ATGAATAGCATCACAAAACAAATACAAGGCTTAGCCCCACTCTTGCAGGTATTTGACATGCCCCTTGCTTTAGGCTTTTACCGGGATGTGCTGGGTTTTGAAGTAGTACAAGCCTCGGGTGAAAGAGATGATGTGGATTGGGTGTTACTGAAGCTCAATAACATAGAACTTATGCTTAACACCGCGTATGAAAAACCAAACCGGCCATCAGAACCAGATGAGTGGCGCATAGCGGCTCATACGGATACGTCGTTGTATTTCGGCCACCCCGATATCGATAAACTGTATAGTTATTTATTAGATAATGGTATGCATCTTAAAGAGCCTCAAATTACAGGTTATGGCTGGAAAGCTATTTACCTGCTTGATCCCGATGGGTATTTGCTGTGTTTTCACTGGCCTGTAAATTAG
- a CDS encoding sugar phosphate isomerase/epimerase family protein, which produces MKQQNLSRRRFIGNSALAAAGFLAFSKSSFAGSFLNSTDKPNSLINGVQIGVITYSFRSMPGTIDDLLKYCIDCNISAIELMGDAAEAYAGAPKREANEDWTAFGKKMAEWRAAAPMDKFKEIRKMYNNAGVSIYAWKPNALGTKNTDAEIDYAFNAGKALGVNHVTVELPDEAQTKRLGDIAAKHKMMVGYHAHTQATPTLWDTALSQSKYNGINLDIGHYVAGTSSSPVPFIEKYHDRITSMHIKDRKFKDGPNQPWGQGDTPIKEVLQLLKSNRYKFPATIELEYKIPEGSDAVKEVKICRQFAADALA; this is translated from the coding sequence ATGAAACAACAAAACTTATCAAGGCGCAGGTTTATTGGCAATAGCGCCCTTGCTGCTGCCGGATTCTTAGCATTTTCAAAATCATCATTTGCCGGTAGCTTTTTGAACAGCACCGATAAACCTAACTCGCTTATTAATGGTGTGCAGATAGGGGTGATCACCTACTCATTCCGCAGTATGCCGGGCACTATCGATGATTTGCTGAAATACTGTATCGACTGCAATATCAGCGCTATTGAATTGATGGGTGACGCTGCTGAAGCTTATGCCGGAGCGCCCAAGCGCGAAGCCAATGAGGATTGGACTGCTTTTGGCAAGAAGATGGCTGAATGGCGTGCCGCAGCCCCCATGGATAAGTTTAAGGAGATCAGGAAAATGTACAATAATGCAGGTGTAAGCATTTACGCCTGGAAACCCAACGCCCTCGGCACCAAGAACACCGATGCTGAAATTGATTATGCCTTTAACGCGGGAAAAGCCCTTGGAGTAAACCACGTCACTGTTGAACTGCCTGATGAGGCCCAGACTAAACGACTTGGTGACATAGCCGCAAAACATAAAATGATGGTTGGCTATCATGCCCATACCCAGGCCACACCAACGCTTTGGGATACGGCTTTAAGTCAGTCAAAATATAATGGTATTAATCTTGATATCGGTCACTACGTAGCTGGTACCAGCAGCAGCCCGGTGCCGTTCATCGAAAAATATCACGACCGTATAACCAGTATGCATATTAAAGACCGTAAGTTTAAAGACGGCCCAAATCAGCCATGGGGACAAGGAGATACACCTATAAAAGAGGTATTACAACTGCTTAAAAGCAACCGGTATAAATTCCCGGCTACAATTGAGTTGGAATATAAGATCCCTGAAGGATCAGACGCCGTAAAAGAAGTGAAAATTTGCAGGCAGTTTGCAGCAGATGCTTTGGCATAG
- the lysA gene encoding diaminopimelate decarboxylase: MFTSKTIDKFNGLDTPFYYYDLEVLKNTLSACRDASAKHGFHVHYAMKANFNPKVIDTIQTYGFGADCVSGGEVKAAIEHGFDKSKVVFAGVGKSDREINLALDADIFCFNVESIQELFIIDGLAKAKNKKAGVAIRINPNVDAHTHHFITTGLDENKFGINTWQLPDVAAALRKCDNLQFLGIHFHIGSQITDLEVYKNLCTRINEMQDWFEDRGFPIKVLNTGGGLGVDYYNPDNNIADFEAYFQVFKSFLNVKPGQEVHFELGRAMVAQSASLISRVLYVKNGQKKNFLILDAGMTELIRPMLYQAYHQIENLSRKSESPEVGKSESLKYDVVGPICESTDCFQKDVSLPESFRGDLIAVRTAGAYGEVMASGYNLRDKVGSVYSE, translated from the coding sequence ATGTTCACAAGTAAAACTATAGATAAATTTAACGGCTTAGATACTCCGTTTTATTATTACGATCTGGAGGTGCTTAAAAACACTCTGAGTGCCTGCCGTGACGCTTCTGCCAAGCATGGCTTCCATGTACATTACGCCATGAAGGCAAACTTTAATCCAAAGGTTATTGATACTATTCAAACCTATGGTTTTGGTGCCGATTGCGTGAGTGGTGGCGAAGTAAAGGCTGCCATTGAGCATGGCTTTGATAAAAGCAAAGTGGTATTTGCCGGCGTAGGCAAATCCGACCGTGAGATTAACCTGGCACTTGATGCCGATATCTTCTGCTTCAATGTGGAATCTATTCAGGAGCTTTTTATTATTGATGGCCTTGCCAAAGCCAAAAACAAAAAGGCAGGTGTTGCTATCCGCATTAACCCAAACGTTGATGCCCATACGCACCATTTCATCACAACCGGCCTTGATGAAAACAAGTTTGGTATCAATACCTGGCAGTTGCCGGATGTGGCCGCCGCTTTGCGTAAATGCGATAACCTGCAATTTTTAGGCATTCACTTCCATATTGGTTCACAAATCACCGATCTGGAGGTTTACAAAAATCTTTGTACCCGCATCAACGAAATGCAGGACTGGTTTGAAGATCGTGGTTTCCCTATCAAAGTACTTAATACAGGTGGCGGTCTTGGGGTTGACTACTATAACCCGGATAACAACATAGCCGATTTTGAAGCCTACTTCCAGGTATTTAAAAGCTTCCTGAATGTTAAGCCAGGCCAGGAAGTACATTTTGAACTTGGTCGCGCTATGGTTGCACAAAGCGCATCTTTGATCTCACGTGTTTTATACGTTAAGAACGGTCAGAAAAAGAACTTCCTGATACTGGATGCCGGCATGACCGAACTGATTCGCCCGATGCTTTACCAGGCTTATCACCAGATAGAAAACTTAAGTAGAAAGTCCGAAAGTCCGGAAGTCGGTAAGTCCGAAAGTTTAAAGTATGATGTAGTTGGGCCGATATGCGAGAGTACCGACTGCTTTCAGAAAGATGTAAGCTTACCCGAGTCATTCCGCGGCGACCTGATAGCTGTGCGTACCGCAGGCGCTTATGGCGAGGTAATGGCTTCAGGCTATAACCTTCGTGATAAGGTTGGTAGTGTTTACTCAGAATAA
- a CDS encoding RNA polymerase sigma factor, which yields MANEIVFDEPVMQREKLITALYKSAFPAVAKYVSKMGGSFDDAKDVFQDALVIYYEKTTTGELSLNTTETAYLLGIAKHLWFKKFRDDNNNLPLDSYGFDISDEAEEQPSTNKLMRYLETAGKKCMELLSAFYYHKLSMNELAVLFGYGSERSATVQKYKCIEKVRETVKEQSLAYEDFIE from the coding sequence ATGGCAAATGAGATAGTTTTTGACGAACCGGTAATGCAAAGGGAAAAACTCATTACAGCGCTTTACAAAAGCGCTTTCCCTGCGGTGGCAAAATATGTAAGCAAAATGGGCGGCTCTTTTGATGATGCAAAAGATGTGTTTCAGGATGCGCTTGTTATCTATTATGAGAAAACAACTACCGGCGAACTTTCCTTAAATACCACTGAAACAGCTTACCTGTTGGGTATAGCCAAACACCTTTGGTTTAAAAAGTTCAGGGATGATAATAACAATCTGCCGCTTGATAGTTATGGGTTTGACATCAGCGATGAAGCCGAAGAACAACCATCGACCAATAAGTTGATGCGCTACCTGGAAACTGCCGGTAAAAAGTGCATGGAGTTGCTAAGTGCTTTTTACTACCACAAACTATCAATGAACGAGCTCGCAGTGTTATTTGGTTATGGTAGTGAGCGCTCGGCTACTGTGCAGAAATACAAATGTATTGAGAAAGTAAGGGAAACAGTTAAAGAACAATCACTGGCTTATGAGGACTTCATTGAATGA
- a CDS encoding ATP-dependent Clp protease proteolytic subunit: MNINQNEFRKYAVGHRRVQSLHVDKFIAQVNNSKINMGMTPYIMEERQMNISQMDVFSRLMMDRIIFLGTAIDEQVANIIQAQLLFLQSADAKKDIQIYINSPGGSVYAGLGIYDTMQFISPDVATICTGMAASMASTLLCAGAHGKRAALPHSRVMLHQPSGGAQGQESDIEIAAIQIAKMKRELYEIAAKHSGQSYERIHEVSDRDYWMIAKEAKAFGMIDEVLGGKEE, translated from the coding sequence ATGAATATCAATCAAAATGAGTTCCGCAAATACGCGGTGGGGCACCGCCGTGTCCAAAGTTTACATGTCGACAAGTTTATTGCGCAGGTAAATAACAGCAAAATAAACATGGGTATGACGCCTTACATTATGGAAGAGCGCCAGATGAACATTTCGCAAATGGATGTTTTTTCGAGGCTGATGATGGACAGAATTATTTTCCTGGGTACTGCGATAGATGAACAGGTGGCCAACATTATCCAGGCGCAATTACTGTTCCTGCAATCGGCCGATGCCAAAAAGGATATCCAGATCTATATCAATTCGCCGGGTGGTTCGGTATACGCCGGACTGGGGATCTATGATACCATGCAATTTATCTCGCCCGATGTTGCTACCATTTGCACCGGCATGGCCGCCTCCATGGCTTCCACGTTACTTTGTGCCGGTGCCCACGGCAAGCGGGCAGCGTTACCACACTCAAGGGTGATGCTTCACCAACCATCGGGCGGAGCTCAGGGGCAGGAGTCGGATATTGAAATAGCTGCTATACAGATAGCCAAAATGAAAAGGGAACTTTATGAAATAGCAGCCAAACACAGCGGCCAAAGCTATGAACGGATCCACGAGGTATCTGACAGGGATTACTGGATGATAGCCAAAGAAGCCAAAGCTTTTGGAATGATAGATGAGGTGTTGGGAGGGAAGGAGGAGTAA
- a CDS encoding secondary thiamine-phosphate synthase enzyme YjbQ: MKIVQQMLQLRERRRGFHLITSEVANALPQLHEFKTGICQVFIQHTSASLTINENADPTVRQDFEMYFSKAVPENDPDYLHDDEGPDDMPAHLKAAMLGSSVTIPIRNGRLALGMWQGIYLCEHRNHGGNRMLIITAWGE; this comes from the coding sequence ATGAAAATTGTTCAGCAAATGCTTCAGCTCAGGGAACGCAGAAGGGGTTTTCACCTCATCACCTCCGAAGTGGCCAATGCACTACCACAGCTACATGAGTTTAAAACCGGCATTTGCCAGGTATTTATACAGCATACTTCGGCCTCATTAACCATTAATGAAAATGCCGACCCTACCGTACGGCAGGACTTTGAAATGTACTTTAGTAAAGCTGTACCAGAAAACGACCCGGATTATTTACATGATGACGAAGGGCCCGATGATATGCCCGCTCATTTGAAGGCGGCTATGCTGGGCAGTTCGGTAACTATCCCTATCCGCAACGGCAGGCTTGCCTTAGGTATGTGGCAGGGTATTTATCTGTGCGAACACCGTAACCATGGCGGCAACCGCATGCTGATCATAACCGCCTGGGGAGAATAA
- a CDS encoding creatininase family protein — protein MKKYLLLFAALLLSAYSFAQQIPVRWDELVASDFPAALEKSSKTCILPIGILEKHGPHSPLGTDLIHVREWAAHAVKSEYAVVFPDYFYGQINEARHQPGTFALPSKVIWDLLEATCDEIARNGFDKIVILNGHGGNPEFIQFFMQSLLNKRHNYAVYFYNPHGADKEYTDQYRKMHKSAIEGDQHAGESETASMLYYRPDLMKMDRAASQSGENQHRLNLTNVYTPIWWYAAYPNHYAGEGAKATPEFGKFIAEHEIASFIQALKAIKADTSTIKLQNEFFDKVDALNK, from the coding sequence ATGAAAAAGTACTTATTACTGTTTGCAGCGTTGCTGCTTTCTGCTTATTCCTTTGCCCAGCAAATCCCCGTCCGCTGGGACGAGCTTGTTGCTTCTGATTTTCCGGCAGCACTCGAAAAATCTTCAAAAACCTGTATCCTGCCTATCGGCATCCTCGAAAAACATGGTCCCCACTCCCCGCTCGGCACCGACCTGATCCATGTACGTGAATGGGCGGCGCACGCGGTTAAATCTGAATATGCCGTGGTATTTCCTGATTATTTTTACGGGCAGATCAATGAAGCCCGTCACCAACCCGGAACATTCGCCCTGCCAAGCAAAGTGATCTGGGATTTGCTGGAAGCCACCTGCGACGAGATTGCCCGCAATGGCTTTGATAAAATAGTAATCCTGAACGGACACGGCGGAAACCCGGAGTTTATTCAGTTTTTTATGCAATCCTTACTCAACAAAAGGCATAATTACGCGGTGTATTTTTACAACCCGCATGGTGCCGATAAAGAATACACAGATCAATACCGCAAAATGCATAAATCGGCAATTGAGGGAGATCAACATGCCGGTGAAAGTGAAACCGCCTCAATGCTATATTACCGTCCTGATTTAATGAAGATGGACAGGGCTGCATCGCAATCGGGCGAAAACCAACACCGTTTAAACCTAACCAATGTTTATACCCCCATCTGGTGGTATGCCGCTTACCCCAACCACTATGCGGGCGAAGGCGCTAAAGCCACACCGGAGTTTGGTAAATTTATAGCAGAGCATGAAATAGCCAGCTTTATCCAGGCCCTTAAAGCAATCAAGGCAGATACCAGCACCATTAAACTGCAAAACGAGTTTTTTGACAAAGTGGATGCGTTGAATAAGTAA
- a CDS encoding ATP-binding protein, translating into MKKTLSFLVLLLLAVSVCFGQSREVNKLKKDLPLIHDSTKYVNALNRLGMLMYEQNIDSAFYYAKKARSIAERLNYKAGKADALNAIGIVYDLKGNLQLSLRYYNEAYNLYKELNDTSNTIQGLMNIGLVFNEKREDKKAINFFKRAINMGKTLQRDSIMSLVLCNYLLLYPEQIPKDSVEIYLDKAREIGTRFKDNRMLVEADQVQGLLYLQNNEREKGAALLQKAVNNGLTMELYYLSLDIVMNLGDLYLEPNINKAIDYYKQGLSIAEKSGYHYYEKIFGKKLYDIYIAQNNLPEVQRYSSKLLKLYDDEEKYTNTSGFDYIDYALKDQQLEAITIRSQNRQVLAIVLGILFIITAVTVIFTYRLYRLKKKHGQTLEELNRTVQLRNEKLEIDHEFNNRLVSILAHDFRQPIGALKTLATVLKDADSFTRDELMELVDTMEHSSNISLEIFENILQWIKQQLSGFDYKAVPLPLKELIDEAIQPFNLISEDHKLKLINAVDPSIIIHADKELVQFIHRNFIHNAIKFSPDNSTVTISASSDKDVTVCVQDEGKGISPDKLQLLFNFKANMQYSNEKEKGAGVALMICKDFTEKMNGRIWVENNRIKGAAFCYSLPNVR; encoded by the coding sequence ATGAAAAAAACCTTAAGCTTTTTAGTATTGCTACTTCTTGCTGTATCCGTGTGTTTCGGCCAGTCGAGGGAAGTTAATAAGCTAAAAAAAGACCTGCCTTTAATTCACGATAGTACTAAGTATGTAAACGCGCTTAACCGGCTGGGCATGCTGATGTACGAACAAAACATCGACAGTGCTTTTTACTATGCTAAAAAAGCCAGAAGCATAGCCGAGCGGCTTAACTACAAAGCAGGCAAAGCCGATGCCCTTAACGCTATAGGTATTGTTTACGACCTCAAGGGCAACCTGCAGCTTTCGCTGCGCTATTACAATGAAGCTTATAACCTGTATAAAGAGTTAAATGACACCTCAAACACGATACAGGGATTAATGAATATTGGCCTGGTATTTAACGAAAAGAGGGAGGATAAAAAAGCGATTAACTTTTTTAAGCGGGCAATAAACATGGGTAAAACCCTGCAGCGCGATTCTATCATGTCGCTGGTATTATGCAATTACCTGCTCTTGTACCCGGAGCAGATCCCTAAAGATTCGGTTGAGATTTATTTAGATAAAGCCCGCGAAATAGGCACCAGGTTTAAAGATAACCGGATGCTGGTTGAAGCCGACCAGGTACAAGGCTTATTATACCTGCAAAACAACGAACGCGAAAAAGGTGCTGCGTTGTTACAAAAAGCTGTGAATAATGGCCTGACCATGGAGCTCTATTACCTGAGCCTTGACATAGTGATGAACCTTGGCGATCTGTACCTGGAACCTAATATCAACAAAGCCATTGACTATTATAAACAAGGACTTTCCATAGCCGAAAAAAGCGGTTATCATTATTACGAAAAGATCTTCGGAAAAAAACTGTATGATATCTATATCGCTCAAAACAACCTGCCTGAGGTACAGCGTTATAGTTCAAAACTGTTGAAATTATATGACGATGAAGAGAAATATACCAATACATCGGGCTTTGATTATATTGATTATGCCCTGAAAGACCAGCAATTGGAAGCCATCACCATCCGGAGCCAGAACAGGCAGGTATTGGCCATTGTGCTGGGGATTTTATTCATAATTACCGCTGTTACTGTAATATTCACCTATCGTTTATATCGCCTCAAGAAAAAGCACGGCCAAACATTGGAAGAGCTTAACCGTACCGTTCAACTCAGGAACGAGAAACTGGAAATAGACCATGAATTTAACAACCGCTTGGTATCTATCCTGGCGCATGATTTCAGGCAACCCATAGGTGCACTCAAAACACTGGCAACGGTATTAAAAGACGCTGATTCGTTTACCCGGGATGAGTTAATGGAACTGGTTGATACCATGGAGCATTCATCCAATATTTCGCTGGAAATTTTTGAGAACATTTTGCAATGGATCAAGCAGCAGCTATCGGGTTTTGACTATAAAGCCGTTCCGCTGCCATTAAAGGAGCTTATTGATGAAGCCATCCAACCTTTTAACCTCATAAGCGAAGATCATAAGCTTAAGCTGATAAATGCAGTTGATCCCTCAATTATTATTCATGCCGATAAAGAACTGGTACAGTTTATACACCGCAACTTTATACATAACGCCATCAAGTTTTCGCCCGATAATTCAACCGTTACCATAAGCGCGTCGAGTGATAAGGATGTAACCGTTTGCGTACAGGATGAAGGCAAAGGTATCTCGCCAGATAAACTTCAGCTGCTGTTTAATTTTAAAGCCAATATGCAGTACAGCAACGAAAAGGAAAAAGGCGCCGGCGTGGCCCTCATGATCTGTAAGGATTTTACCGAAAAAATGAACGGCCGCATTTGGGTGGAGAATAACCGTATAAAGGGCGCGGCTTTCTGTTACTCCCTGCCTAACGTTCGTTGA
- a CDS encoding aspartate kinase translates to MKVLKFGGTSVGSPARMKALLDIINPAERQVVVLSAVSGTTNSLVEIGQAYIAGDKKKAAQLITILKDKYEIFIKELFVKPEFLAQGKEVIDYHFSLLSNLANDLFTNIEDKIIVAQGELLSTTLYHVYLKEIGVPSVLLPALDFMKIDEDNEPIVDHITENLLPLLDKHPEVNLFITQGYICRNAYGEIDNLRRGGSDYTASLIGAGIRSEEVQIWTDIDGMHNNDPRIVKGTQPIAQLSFDEAAELAYFGAKILHPQSVFPAQKYKIPVRLLNTMDPKAQGTLITNTSEKDKIKSIAAKDAITAIKIQSSRMLLAHGFLRKVFEVFERYKTSIDMITTSEVGVSVTIDDTTYLGDITKELNAYGSVEIDVNQTIICVVGDFGAEKHGYAARVLEAVKHIPLRMISYGGSDHNLSLLVKTEDKIEALRSLHNRLF, encoded by the coding sequence ATGAAAGTTTTAAAATTTGGTGGGACATCAGTAGGTAGCCCCGCCCGGATGAAAGCGCTGCTTGACATCATTAACCCGGCCGAGCGCCAGGTGGTGGTGCTATCGGCAGTGTCAGGCACAACAAACAGCCTCGTAGAAATTGGACAAGCATACATCGCCGGCGATAAGAAGAAGGCGGCACAGCTTATTACTATCCTGAAGGATAAGTACGAAATTTTTATTAAGGAATTGTTTGTCAAGCCCGAGTTTTTAGCCCAGGGCAAAGAGGTTATCGACTACCATTTTTCGTTGCTGAGCAATCTGGCTAATGACCTGTTTACCAATATCGAAGATAAGATCATTGTTGCACAGGGCGAACTGCTGTCAACAACTCTTTATCATGTTTATTTAAAGGAGATTGGCGTACCATCGGTACTGCTGCCTGCTTTGGATTTTATGAAAATAGATGAGGATAACGAGCCTATTGTTGATCACATTACCGAAAACCTGCTTCCATTGCTTGATAAACACCCGGAAGTGAACCTGTTTATTACCCAGGGTTATATTTGCCGCAACGCTTACGGCGAAATTGATAACCTGCGTCGCGGTGGTAGCGACTATACCGCATCACTGATTGGTGCAGGTATCCGCAGCGAAGAGGTACAGATCTGGACGGATATTGACGGCATGCACAATAACGATCCTCGGATTGTTAAAGGTACTCAGCCCATAGCCCAGTTGTCATTTGATGAGGCCGCCGAGTTAGCTTATTTTGGTGCGAAGATCCTGCACCCGCAGAGTGTTTTCCCTGCCCAGAAATACAAGATCCCTGTTCGTTTACTAAACACCATGGATCCTAAAGCTCAGGGAACCCTGATCACCAACACCAGCGAAAAGGACAAGATCAAATCTATTGCCGCTAAAGATGCCATTACCGCTATCAAGATCCAATCGAGCAGGATGCTTTTGGCCCACGGCTTTTTACGCAAGGTATTTGAAGTGTTTGAGCGCTATAAAACATCAATAGATATGATCACCACGTCAGAGGTTGGTGTATCCGTAACTATTGATGATACTACTTACCTTGGCGATATCACCAAAGAACTAAACGCTTATGGCTCGGTAGAGATCGACGTAAACCAAACCATTATTTGTGTGGTTGGTGATTTTGGCGCCGAAAAGCATGGTTACGCGGCACGTGTGCTGGAAGCTGTTAAACATATCCCGTTGAGGATGATATCATACGGTGGCAGCGATCATAACCTATCGTTACTGGTAAAAACCGAGGATAAAATAGAAGCATTAAGGAGCTTACATAACAGGTTGTTTTAA
- a CDS encoding HAD family hydrolase: MKAFIFDLNGTMINDMPFHTKAWQYLLNNDLGGNFTWDEVKPQMYGKNQEVLVRMFGPNRFTTEEMDRLSILKEQRYQEEFLPHLALLPGLHEFLEKAYQAGVPMAIGSAAIPFNIDFVLDNLNIRHYFKAIVSADDVVLSKPHPETFLKAAKLLNTLPTDCLVFEDVPKGAEAAANAGMKAVVLTTTHQQDEFAALENVIHFAEDFTDGFFSKLI, encoded by the coding sequence ATGAAGGCCTTTATATTCGACCTTAACGGCACCATGATCAATGATATGCCGTTCCACACTAAAGCTTGGCAATACCTTTTAAATAATGATCTGGGCGGCAATTTTACCTGGGATGAAGTAAAGCCGCAGATGTACGGCAAAAACCAGGAGGTACTGGTGCGTATGTTTGGCCCCAACCGCTTCACTACCGAGGAAATGGATCGTTTATCTATTTTGAAAGAGCAACGCTACCAGGAAGAGTTTTTACCACACCTTGCGCTACTACCCGGCCTGCATGAGTTTTTAGAGAAAGCTTATCAAGCCGGCGTCCCCATGGCAATCGGTTCGGCGGCTATTCCTTTTAATATTGATTTTGTACTGGATAACCTTAATATCAGGCATTATTTTAAGGCAATTGTTAGTGCCGATGATGTGGTATTAAGCAAGCCTCATCCCGAAACATTTTTAAAAGCCGCAAAACTGTTAAACACACTGCCAACTGATTGCCTGGTATTTGAAGATGTGCCCAAAGGCGCGGAGGCTGCCGCTAATGCGGGTATGAAAGCTGTTGTATTAACCACCACGCATCAACAGGATGAATTTGCGGCTTTAGAAAATGTGATCCACTTTGCCGAAGATTTTACAGATGGTTTTTTTAGCAAACTGATATAA